A window of the Pogona vitticeps strain Pit_001003342236 chromosome 4, PviZW2.1, whole genome shotgun sequence genome harbors these coding sequences:
- the TPX2 gene encoding targeting protein for Xklp2 isoform X1 yields the protein MAEDTYFYDVPEPVNFKDMNEEEITAIDAWFDARRGTLATPREDSAKGIFQCASTSRAKLPHAVVSPMVKSSDNHSETKAMEVSDRVPPNVVASLADFYGTSDEAVSTAAPAVAPGRVARKLSARRKSAQRRLMAKSQAERSAAALASKQEPPPPKKQKFSLRPSKSSKPCVPAQVLRSNHREKLGEIVLNRITSPVKARVTPSAAKRKTPSMKGKSTEDLELEKMQQLQQEVAELRRKNEESLKAAIAGPGQPVKTATHITKPIDLHFYTDERIKQHGESHPGTEYKEVDFTAALRRHPPSPARVAKGPTIPKPFNLSQGNKRKLDEAASEYISLAQQVENFQKRTPPRYHLRSRKEDEGLAQNRPLKARLTNPKTPRLETKSRSRPVTCKSTAELEAEEIAKLQQYKFKAQELNPRILEGAPILPKKPHAKELTKPIGFNLEIEKRIQERENKKPLEEEHFEFRSRPCPTKILEDVVGVPEKKLLPITVPKSPAFALKNRAHALVREEEKEKEEEAAPVIKARPMPHFGVPFKPKAAEPRQVELCPFSFDSRDKERQLQKEKKIEELQKEEVPKFKANPLPQFEHVSLPEKKVKSPTKPEPFQLAIDTRGAMKHEMWQHQLKEEMKRQKEATLFKAQPSTVLHQEPFVPKKDSKPISEDLSGFAAPESFELATERRARERQEFEKRLAELEAEKARLQEAARRIEEQREKEERARLREELVHKANPIRKYQSVEVKASDQPLTVPRSPNFSDRFQR from the exons ATGGCTGAGGACACCTACTTCTACGATGTCCCTGAGCCTGTAAACTTTAAAGACATGAATGAGGAGGAAATTACTGCCATTGATGCTTGGTTTG ATGCCAGAAGAGGCACTTTGGCTACCCCAAGAGAGGACTCCGCCAAGGGCATCTTTCAGTGTGCATCAACATCGAGGGCGAAGCTCCCACATGCCGTGGTCTCACCCATGGTGAAATCTA GTGACAATCACAGTGAAACTAAGGCAATGGAAGTATCAGACAGGGTGCCACCAAACGTGGTGGCTTCTTTGGCAGATTTCTATGGCACATCAGATGAGGCAGTGTCAACTGCAGCTCCTGCAGTAGCCCCGGGAAG GGTGGCCAGAAAGCTGTCGGCTCGGCGGAAGAGTGCCCAGCGCAGACTCATGGCGAAAAGCCAGGCAGAGAGAAGTGCCGCGGCCTTGGCCAGCAAGCAAGAGCCAcctcctccaaagaagcagaaaTT ctctctcaggCCTTCCAAGAGCTCTAAACCCTGTGTGCCTGCCCAAGTGTTGAG GTCTAATCATCGGGAGAAGCTGGGGGAAATTGTCTTGAACAGAATCACCTCGCCGGTGAAGGCCAGAGTCACACCGTCAGCAGCAAA AAGGAAGACTCCATCTATGAAAGGCAAGTCAACGGAGGACTTGGAGCTTGAGAAAATGCAGCAGCTGCAGCAAGAGGTAGCTGAGCTACGCCGGAAGAATGAGGAATCCCTAAAAGCAGCTATTGCTGGGCCAG GTCAACCTGTGAAGACCGCAACTCATATAACCAAGCCAATAGACCTCCACTTCTACACGGATGAGAGGattaaacagcatggggaaaGCCATCCTGGCACAGAGTACAAGGAGGTGGACTTCACGGCTGCCCTGAGGAGACACCCACCCTCTCCC GCCCGAGTGGCAAAAGGGCCGACCATCCCGAAGCCTTTCAACCTCTCCCAGGGCAACAAAAGGAAGCTGGACGAAGCGGCTTCTGAGTACATATCGCTGGCTCAGCAGGTGGAGAACTTCCAGAAGCGTACTCCCCCACGCTACCACTTGAGGAGCAGGAAGGAAGATGAAG GTCTTGCTCAGAACAGACCATTGAAGGCCAGGTTGACCAACCCCAAAACTCCCCGGCTTGAAACCAAGAGCCGCTCCAGGCCAGTAACTTGCAAGAGTACGGCTGAGCTGGAAGCCGAGGAAATTGCCAAACTGCAACA GTACAAGTTCAAAGCTCAAGAGCTCAACCCACGGATCTTGGAGGGTGCGCCCATCCTTCCCAAGAAGCCTCATGCGAAAGAGCTCACTAAGCCCATTGGCTTCAACTTGGAAATAGAGAAGCGCATTCAAGAGCGCGAGAACAAGAAGCCGCTGGAGGAGGAGCACTTTGAGTTCCGTTCGAGGCCGTGTCCAACCAAAATCCTGGAGGATGTTGTG GGCGTTCCAGAGAAAAAGCTGCTTCCTATCACCGTTCCAAAGTCCCCAGCCTTCGCCCTGAAGAACAGAGCCCACGCCCTggtgagagaagaggaaaaagagaag GAGGAAGAAGCGGCCCCTGTGATCAAAGCCAGGCCAATGCCACACTTCGGGGTCCCCTTTAAGCCTAAAGCTGCGGAGCCAAGGCAGGTGGAGTTATGCCCTTTTTCCTTTGACTCTCGGGACAAAGAGAGGCAGctccagaaagagaagaaaatcgAAGAACTTCAGAAAGAAGAG GTGCCCAAGTTCAAAGCCAACCCCTTGCCTCAGTTTGAGCACGTCAGCTTGCCAGAGAAGAAGGTGAAGAGTCCCACCAAGCCAGAGCCCTTCCAGCTGGCCATTGACACCCGAGGAGCTATGAAGCATGAAATGTGGCAGCACCAG CTCAAGGAAGAGATGAAGCGGCAGAAGGAAGCGACCTTGTTCAAGGCCCAGCCAAGCACTGTGCTGCATCAGGAGCCCTTTGTGCCAAAGAAAGACAGCAAACCTATCTCAG AGGACCTTTCTGGTTTCGCAGCTCCAGAAAGCTTTGAGCTGGCCACCGAGCGGCGGGCCCGAGAACGGCAGGAGTTTGAGAAGCGGCTGGCGGAACTTGAAGCCGAGAAGGCGAGGCTGCAAGAGGCGGCGAGGCGGATTGAGGAACAgcgagagaaagaggagagggccaGGCTCCGAGAAGAGCTG gTGCACAAAGCCAACCCCATCCGCAAGTATCAGAGCGTGGAGGTCAAGGCCAGCGACCAGCCCCTCACCGTCCCCAGGTCCCCTAACTTCTCCGACCGATTTCAACGCTGA
- the TPX2 gene encoding targeting protein for Xklp2 isoform X3, translating to MAEDTYFYDVPEPVNFKDMNEEEITAIDAWFDARRGTLATPREDSAKGIFQCASTSRAKLPHAVVSPMVKSSDNHSETKAMEVSDRVPPNVVASLADFYGTSDEAVSTAAPAVAPGRVARKLSARRKSAQRRLMAKSQAERSAAALASKQEPPPPKKQKLSNHREKLGEIVLNRITSPVKARVTPSAAKRKTPSMKGKSTEDLELEKMQQLQQEVAELRRKNEESLKAAIAGPGQPVKTATHITKPIDLHFYTDERIKQHGESHPGTEYKEVDFTAALRRHPPSPARVAKGPTIPKPFNLSQGNKRKLDEAASEYISLAQQVENFQKRTPPRYHLRSRKEDEGLAQNRPLKARLTNPKTPRLETKSRSRPVTCKSTAELEAEEIAKLQQYKFKAQELNPRILEGAPILPKKPHAKELTKPIGFNLEIEKRIQERENKKPLEEEHFEFRSRPCPTKILEDVVGVPEKKLLPITVPKSPAFALKNRAHALVREEEKEKEEEAAPVIKARPMPHFGVPFKPKAAEPRQVELCPFSFDSRDKERQLQKEKKIEELQKEEVPKFKANPLPQFEHVSLPEKKVKSPTKPEPFQLAIDTRGAMKHEMWQHQLKEEMKRQKEATLFKAQPSTVLHQEPFVPKKDSKPISEDLSGFAAPESFELATERRARERQEFEKRLAELEAEKARLQEAARRIEEQREKEERARLREELVHKANPIRKYQSVEVKASDQPLTVPRSPNFSDRFQR from the exons ATGGCTGAGGACACCTACTTCTACGATGTCCCTGAGCCTGTAAACTTTAAAGACATGAATGAGGAGGAAATTACTGCCATTGATGCTTGGTTTG ATGCCAGAAGAGGCACTTTGGCTACCCCAAGAGAGGACTCCGCCAAGGGCATCTTTCAGTGTGCATCAACATCGAGGGCGAAGCTCCCACATGCCGTGGTCTCACCCATGGTGAAATCTA GTGACAATCACAGTGAAACTAAGGCAATGGAAGTATCAGACAGGGTGCCACCAAACGTGGTGGCTTCTTTGGCAGATTTCTATGGCACATCAGATGAGGCAGTGTCAACTGCAGCTCCTGCAGTAGCCCCGGGAAG GGTGGCCAGAAAGCTGTCGGCTCGGCGGAAGAGTGCCCAGCGCAGACTCATGGCGAAAAGCCAGGCAGAGAGAAGTGCCGCGGCCTTGGCCAGCAAGCAAGAGCCAcctcctccaaagaagcagaaaTT GTCTAATCATCGGGAGAAGCTGGGGGAAATTGTCTTGAACAGAATCACCTCGCCGGTGAAGGCCAGAGTCACACCGTCAGCAGCAAA AAGGAAGACTCCATCTATGAAAGGCAAGTCAACGGAGGACTTGGAGCTTGAGAAAATGCAGCAGCTGCAGCAAGAGGTAGCTGAGCTACGCCGGAAGAATGAGGAATCCCTAAAAGCAGCTATTGCTGGGCCAG GTCAACCTGTGAAGACCGCAACTCATATAACCAAGCCAATAGACCTCCACTTCTACACGGATGAGAGGattaaacagcatggggaaaGCCATCCTGGCACAGAGTACAAGGAGGTGGACTTCACGGCTGCCCTGAGGAGACACCCACCCTCTCCC GCCCGAGTGGCAAAAGGGCCGACCATCCCGAAGCCTTTCAACCTCTCCCAGGGCAACAAAAGGAAGCTGGACGAAGCGGCTTCTGAGTACATATCGCTGGCTCAGCAGGTGGAGAACTTCCAGAAGCGTACTCCCCCACGCTACCACTTGAGGAGCAGGAAGGAAGATGAAG GTCTTGCTCAGAACAGACCATTGAAGGCCAGGTTGACCAACCCCAAAACTCCCCGGCTTGAAACCAAGAGCCGCTCCAGGCCAGTAACTTGCAAGAGTACGGCTGAGCTGGAAGCCGAGGAAATTGCCAAACTGCAACA GTACAAGTTCAAAGCTCAAGAGCTCAACCCACGGATCTTGGAGGGTGCGCCCATCCTTCCCAAGAAGCCTCATGCGAAAGAGCTCACTAAGCCCATTGGCTTCAACTTGGAAATAGAGAAGCGCATTCAAGAGCGCGAGAACAAGAAGCCGCTGGAGGAGGAGCACTTTGAGTTCCGTTCGAGGCCGTGTCCAACCAAAATCCTGGAGGATGTTGTG GGCGTTCCAGAGAAAAAGCTGCTTCCTATCACCGTTCCAAAGTCCCCAGCCTTCGCCCTGAAGAACAGAGCCCACGCCCTggtgagagaagaggaaaaagagaag GAGGAAGAAGCGGCCCCTGTGATCAAAGCCAGGCCAATGCCACACTTCGGGGTCCCCTTTAAGCCTAAAGCTGCGGAGCCAAGGCAGGTGGAGTTATGCCCTTTTTCCTTTGACTCTCGGGACAAAGAGAGGCAGctccagaaagagaagaaaatcgAAGAACTTCAGAAAGAAGAG GTGCCCAAGTTCAAAGCCAACCCCTTGCCTCAGTTTGAGCACGTCAGCTTGCCAGAGAAGAAGGTGAAGAGTCCCACCAAGCCAGAGCCCTTCCAGCTGGCCATTGACACCCGAGGAGCTATGAAGCATGAAATGTGGCAGCACCAG CTCAAGGAAGAGATGAAGCGGCAGAAGGAAGCGACCTTGTTCAAGGCCCAGCCAAGCACTGTGCTGCATCAGGAGCCCTTTGTGCCAAAGAAAGACAGCAAACCTATCTCAG AGGACCTTTCTGGTTTCGCAGCTCCAGAAAGCTTTGAGCTGGCCACCGAGCGGCGGGCCCGAGAACGGCAGGAGTTTGAGAAGCGGCTGGCGGAACTTGAAGCCGAGAAGGCGAGGCTGCAAGAGGCGGCGAGGCGGATTGAGGAACAgcgagagaaagaggagagggccaGGCTCCGAGAAGAGCTG gTGCACAAAGCCAACCCCATCCGCAAGTATCAGAGCGTGGAGGTCAAGGCCAGCGACCAGCCCCTCACCGTCCCCAGGTCCCCTAACTTCTCCGACCGATTTCAACGCTGA
- the TPX2 gene encoding targeting protein for Xklp2 isoform X2 codes for MAEDTYFYDVPEPVNFKDMNEEEITAIDAWFDARRGTLATPREDSAKGIFQCASTSRAKLPHAVVSPMVKSSDNHSETKAMEVSDRVPPNVVASLADFYGTSDEAVSTAAPAVAPGRVARKLSARRKSAQRRLMAKSQAERSAAALASKQEPPPPKKQKFSLRPSKSSKPCVPAQVLRSNHREKLGEIVLNRITSPVKARVTPSAAKRKTPSMKGKSTEDLELEKMQQLQQEVAELRRKNEESLKAAIAGPGQPVKTATHITKPIDLHFYTDERIKQHGESHPGTEYKEVDFTAALRRHPPSPARVAKGPTIPKPFNLSQGNKRKLDEAASEYISLAQQVENFQKRTPPRYHLRSRKEDEGLAQNRPLKARLTNPKTPRLETKSRSRPVTCKSTAELEAEEIAKLQQYKFKAQELNPRILEGAPILPKKPHAKELTKPIGFNLEIEKRIQERENKKPLEEEHFEFRSRPCPTKILEDVVGVPEKKLLPITVPKSPAFALKNRAHALVREEEKEKEEEAAPVIKARPMPHFGVPFKPKAAEPRQVELCPFSFDSRDKERQLQKEKKIEELQKEEVPKFKANPLPQFEHVSLPEKKVKSPTKPEPFQLAIDTRGAMKHEMWQHQLKEEMKRQKEATLFKAQPSTVLHQEPFVPKKDSKPISAPESFELATERRARERQEFEKRLAELEAEKARLQEAARRIEEQREKEERARLREELVHKANPIRKYQSVEVKASDQPLTVPRSPNFSDRFQR; via the exons ATGGCTGAGGACACCTACTTCTACGATGTCCCTGAGCCTGTAAACTTTAAAGACATGAATGAGGAGGAAATTACTGCCATTGATGCTTGGTTTG ATGCCAGAAGAGGCACTTTGGCTACCCCAAGAGAGGACTCCGCCAAGGGCATCTTTCAGTGTGCATCAACATCGAGGGCGAAGCTCCCACATGCCGTGGTCTCACCCATGGTGAAATCTA GTGACAATCACAGTGAAACTAAGGCAATGGAAGTATCAGACAGGGTGCCACCAAACGTGGTGGCTTCTTTGGCAGATTTCTATGGCACATCAGATGAGGCAGTGTCAACTGCAGCTCCTGCAGTAGCCCCGGGAAG GGTGGCCAGAAAGCTGTCGGCTCGGCGGAAGAGTGCCCAGCGCAGACTCATGGCGAAAAGCCAGGCAGAGAGAAGTGCCGCGGCCTTGGCCAGCAAGCAAGAGCCAcctcctccaaagaagcagaaaTT ctctctcaggCCTTCCAAGAGCTCTAAACCCTGTGTGCCTGCCCAAGTGTTGAG GTCTAATCATCGGGAGAAGCTGGGGGAAATTGTCTTGAACAGAATCACCTCGCCGGTGAAGGCCAGAGTCACACCGTCAGCAGCAAA AAGGAAGACTCCATCTATGAAAGGCAAGTCAACGGAGGACTTGGAGCTTGAGAAAATGCAGCAGCTGCAGCAAGAGGTAGCTGAGCTACGCCGGAAGAATGAGGAATCCCTAAAAGCAGCTATTGCTGGGCCAG GTCAACCTGTGAAGACCGCAACTCATATAACCAAGCCAATAGACCTCCACTTCTACACGGATGAGAGGattaaacagcatggggaaaGCCATCCTGGCACAGAGTACAAGGAGGTGGACTTCACGGCTGCCCTGAGGAGACACCCACCCTCTCCC GCCCGAGTGGCAAAAGGGCCGACCATCCCGAAGCCTTTCAACCTCTCCCAGGGCAACAAAAGGAAGCTGGACGAAGCGGCTTCTGAGTACATATCGCTGGCTCAGCAGGTGGAGAACTTCCAGAAGCGTACTCCCCCACGCTACCACTTGAGGAGCAGGAAGGAAGATGAAG GTCTTGCTCAGAACAGACCATTGAAGGCCAGGTTGACCAACCCCAAAACTCCCCGGCTTGAAACCAAGAGCCGCTCCAGGCCAGTAACTTGCAAGAGTACGGCTGAGCTGGAAGCCGAGGAAATTGCCAAACTGCAACA GTACAAGTTCAAAGCTCAAGAGCTCAACCCACGGATCTTGGAGGGTGCGCCCATCCTTCCCAAGAAGCCTCATGCGAAAGAGCTCACTAAGCCCATTGGCTTCAACTTGGAAATAGAGAAGCGCATTCAAGAGCGCGAGAACAAGAAGCCGCTGGAGGAGGAGCACTTTGAGTTCCGTTCGAGGCCGTGTCCAACCAAAATCCTGGAGGATGTTGTG GGCGTTCCAGAGAAAAAGCTGCTTCCTATCACCGTTCCAAAGTCCCCAGCCTTCGCCCTGAAGAACAGAGCCCACGCCCTggtgagagaagaggaaaaagagaag GAGGAAGAAGCGGCCCCTGTGATCAAAGCCAGGCCAATGCCACACTTCGGGGTCCCCTTTAAGCCTAAAGCTGCGGAGCCAAGGCAGGTGGAGTTATGCCCTTTTTCCTTTGACTCTCGGGACAAAGAGAGGCAGctccagaaagagaagaaaatcgAAGAACTTCAGAAAGAAGAG GTGCCCAAGTTCAAAGCCAACCCCTTGCCTCAGTTTGAGCACGTCAGCTTGCCAGAGAAGAAGGTGAAGAGTCCCACCAAGCCAGAGCCCTTCCAGCTGGCCATTGACACCCGAGGAGCTATGAAGCATGAAATGTGGCAGCACCAG CTCAAGGAAGAGATGAAGCGGCAGAAGGAAGCGACCTTGTTCAAGGCCCAGCCAAGCACTGTGCTGCATCAGGAGCCCTTTGTGCCAAAGAAAGACAGCAAACCTATCTCAG CTCCAGAAAGCTTTGAGCTGGCCACCGAGCGGCGGGCCCGAGAACGGCAGGAGTTTGAGAAGCGGCTGGCGGAACTTGAAGCCGAGAAGGCGAGGCTGCAAGAGGCGGCGAGGCGGATTGAGGAACAgcgagagaaagaggagagggccaGGCTCCGAGAAGAGCTG gTGCACAAAGCCAACCCCATCCGCAAGTATCAGAGCGTGGAGGTCAAGGCCAGCGACCAGCCCCTCACCGTCCCCAGGTCCCCTAACTTCTCCGACCGATTTCAACGCTGA